In one window of Helianthus annuus cultivar XRQ/B chromosome 17, HanXRQr2.0-SUNRISE, whole genome shotgun sequence DNA:
- the LOC110925106 gene encoding protein AIR2-like, whose product MEQSIWELAPQALSLMIVSTPPTTMIAHMISLELTKEALRLGRLSIPDKKKETPVEASEKNKRKLSEFQGGDRADNKDEVKKGSEYMGKLPQCDKCRRHHTRRCKKEKCDNCGKVGHSRKTCWHETKCGKKSKGCYNCGDMGHFRKDCPRKIKPNRGKNV is encoded by the coding sequence ATGGAGCAATccatttgggaactggcaccacAAGCCTTGAGCTTGATGATAGTATcaacgccaccaacaactatgaTTGCACATATGATAAGTCTGGAGCTCACTAAGGAAGCACTTAGATTGGGAAGACTTTCAATCCCGGATAAGAAGAAGGAAACTCCAGTAGAGGCATCTGAGAAGAACAAAAGAAAGCTCAGTGAATTTCAAGGAGGTGATCGGGCAGATAACAAGGACGAGGTCAAAAAGGGAAGTGAGTACATGGGTAAATTACCTCAATGCGACAAGTGTCGACGACATCATACCAGGCGATGTAAGAAGgagaagtgtgacaactgtggcaaagtggggcaCAGCAGGAAAACATGTTGGCATGAGACGAAATGTGGAAAGAAAAGTAAGGGATGTTATAACTGCGGTGATatggggcactttaggaaagattgcccaaggaagATTAAACCAAATCGTGGGAAGAATGTCTAA